The following proteins are encoded in a genomic region of Brachyspira pilosicoli:
- a CDS encoding HsdR family type I site-specific deoxyribonuclease, which yields MAKQYSERFLQDKVIDLFQKMKYQFLTQDEALKEREYNLNNVLLKNILEEQMKKINSFTYKDKQNSFSIDNIKKAIEDLDVPLINGYLSTNEIITSKLLKGESYKEKIGNEQKSFNIKYIDFDNIENNVFHITEEFAVNRKTTDERERTRRPDLVVFINGIPIAVIELKKGSVDSQNAVEQMCRNQKENEIQNLFKFSQLLVGANDNIVKYGTAGTEVKLYNIWKDKEHHDKEKSKDKTKKEDSKTLKELQKLITDRVINEIDITLYSLFEKTRLFDIMEYFIIFDGPTKKVTRYNQYFAVKKILERVSKTNSSKKREGGVVWHTQGSGKSLTMSMLTKMISRKIQNSKVVVVTDRIDLDEQIHDTFKNTDIAVDRATTGENLIKLIKENKSVITTVINKFEKVFDKKVVVDSSDIFILVDESHRSQYGDFANKMRKVFPNACYIGFTGTPLYKSEKSTAEKFGGFIDSYTIRDALEDKVIVPLYYESRFIEQKIYNKEGLDYRYDLITKDLTEKEKENLKKKKVSEKVILESEPRLILLADDIAKHYNKNLKDTDFNAMFAVSSKYQALKMKEIFDIYHHLNTAVVISSQADEGEDNSNNADKKKYVAEKWKDLYSKYSKDENKYTEEVIKSFKNGGIDILIVVDKLLTGFDPPRAQVLYIDKELKDHGLLQAIARVNRTYTGKDNGVLIDYRGLLKNLDMALNEYDKLANYDLEDIEDAVFDIKEKIEEFKDAYKRLIDFLPELTLENSINICSPLLSEQEKRDKFYELFLDYSKLLNICQFSEHFLDSFTNEEIEKYKELFKTCVELRGNLRIKHHEAIDFKEYESKMQKLYDEFIGTETNVKVLNRIPSIFDADFEKEIEYLEDAKSDAILNASSSVIKERMEENPELYTKLSERISDIIERYKNSRISDKEKLEEAREIYLTLKGENEKENLKYNEAIRENKCARSVYDNSKKYIDNEDILIDFSLFVDSLFKAKNKIPDWQNGNDIRNKIEGSIDDKLFELEEDNKIEKIKDDEMKEFLRILFEIGLNIYSNYSDKKIK from the coding sequence ATGGCTAAACAATACAGCGAAAGATTTTTACAAGATAAAGTTATTGACCTCTTTCAAAAAATGAAATATCAATTTCTTACTCAAGATGAAGCACTAAAAGAAAGAGAGTATAATCTTAATAATGTGCTGCTCAAAAATATCTTAGAAGAACAAATGAAAAAAATTAACTCATTTACTTATAAAGACAAACAAAACTCTTTTTCTATAGATAATATTAAAAAAGCTATTGAAGACTTGGATGTGCCTCTTATCAATGGATATTTAAGCACAAATGAAATAATTACATCAAAACTCCTTAAAGGCGAATCATATAAAGAAAAAATTGGAAATGAACAAAAAAGCTTCAACATAAAATATATAGATTTTGATAACATAGAAAACAATGTGTTTCATATTACAGAAGAATTTGCTGTTAATAGAAAGACCACAGATGAAAGAGAGAGGACAAGAAGACCCGATTTAGTGGTATTTATTAACGGCATACCTATAGCGGTGATAGAATTAAAAAAGGGAAGTGTTGACTCTCAAAATGCAGTTGAACAGATGTGTAGAAATCAAAAAGAAAATGAAATTCAAAACCTATTTAAATTCTCTCAATTATTAGTTGGTGCTAATGATAACATAGTGAAATACGGCACAGCAGGCACAGAAGTAAAATTATACAACATATGGAAAGATAAAGAACATCATGACAAAGAAAAGTCAAAAGATAAAACCAAAAAAGAAGATAGCAAAACTCTAAAAGAATTACAAAAACTAATAACCGACAGAGTGATAAACGAAATAGATATTACATTATATTCATTGTTTGAGAAAACAAGGCTCTTCGACATCATGGAATATTTTATAATATTTGACGGCCCAACGAAAAAAGTAACAAGATACAATCAATACTTCGCCGTAAAAAAAATATTAGAAAGAGTTTCAAAAACTAACAGCTCCAAAAAAAGAGAAGGCGGTGTTGTTTGGCACACGCAAGGAAGCGGAAAGAGCCTTACAATGTCTATGCTTACAAAGATGATATCAAGAAAAATACAAAACTCTAAAGTGGTTGTGGTTACAGACAGAATAGATTTAGATGAGCAGATACATGACACATTTAAAAACACTGATATTGCAGTAGACAGAGCAACAACAGGAGAGAACTTAATAAAATTAATTAAAGAAAATAAATCTGTAATAACAACTGTAATAAATAAGTTTGAAAAGGTATTCGATAAAAAAGTGGTAGTAGATTCTTCTGATATATTTATATTGGTTGATGAAAGTCATAGAAGTCAATACGGCGACTTTGCAAATAAGATGAGAAAGGTTTTTCCAAATGCTTGTTATATAGGTTTTACAGGCACACCTTTATATAAATCAGAAAAGAGCACTGCAGAAAAGTTTGGAGGATTTATAGATTCCTACACCATAAGAGATGCATTAGAAGATAAGGTAATAGTGCCTTTATATTATGAAAGCAGATTTATAGAACAAAAGATATACAACAAAGAGGGTTTAGATTATAGATATGACCTCATCACAAAAGACCTTACAGAAAAAGAGAAAGAGAATTTAAAAAAGAAAAAAGTAAGTGAAAAGGTGATATTAGAAAGCGAGCCGAGGTTAATATTATTGGCAGATGATATAGCAAAGCATTATAATAAAAACTTGAAAGATACAGATTTTAATGCGATGTTTGCAGTGTCAAGTAAATATCAGGCTTTAAAAATGAAAGAGATATTTGACATTTATCATCATCTTAACACAGCGGTTGTAATATCTTCTCAGGCAGATGAGGGCGAAGACAACAGCAATAATGCAGACAAGAAAAAATATGTTGCAGAAAAATGGAAAGATTTATACAGCAAATATTCAAAAGATGAGAATAAATATACAGAAGAAGTTATAAAATCTTTCAAAAACGGCGGTATAGATATATTGATTGTTGTAGATAAGCTTCTTACAGGATTTGACCCGCCAAGGGCACAGGTTTTGTATATAGATAAAGAGTTAAAAGATCATGGACTTCTTCAGGCAATAGCGAGGGTAAACAGAACCTATACTGGAAAAGACAATGGGGTTCTTATAGACTATAGGGGATTGCTTAAAAATTTAGACATGGCTTTAAATGAATACGACAAACTTGCTAATTATGATTTAGAAGATATTGAAGATGCGGTGTTTGATATAAAAGAAAAAATAGAAGAGTTTAAAGATGCTTATAAGAGGTTAATAGACTTTTTGCCTGAACTCACTTTAGAAAACAGTATAAATATATGCTCTCCGCTTTTAAGCGAACAAGAAAAAAGAGACAAATTTTATGAGCTATTTTTAGATTATTCAAAGCTTTTAAATATATGTCAATTCAGCGAACATTTTTTGGACAGTTTTACTAATGAAGAGATAGAAAAGTATAAAGAATTGTTTAAAACTTGTGTTGAATTGAGAGGCAATTTAAGAATAAAACATCATGAGGCAATAGATTTTAAAGAATACGAATCAAAGATGCAGAAGCTTTATGATGAGTTTATAGGTACAGAAACAAATGTAAAAGTGTTAAATAGGATTCCAAGTATATTTGATGCTGATTTTGAAAAAGAGATAGAATATTTAGAAGATGCCAAATCTGATGCTATATTAAATGCTTCAAGCAGTGTAATAAAAGAGAGAATGGAAGAAAACCCAGAATTATATACAAAACTCTCAGAGAGAATATCAGATATAATAGAAAGATATAAAAACAGCAGAATTTCAGATAAAGAAAAATTAGAAGAGGCAAGAGAAATATATCTAACCCTTAAAGGCGAAAATGAAAAGGAGAACCTTAAATATAACGAAGCTATAAGAGAAAATAAATGTGCAAGAAGTGTTTATGACAATTCTAAGAAATATATTGATAATGAAGATATATTAATAGATTTTTCATTGTTTGTTGATAGTCTATTTAAGGCAAAAAATAAAATACCAGATTGGCAGAATGGTAATGATATTAGAAACAAGATAGAAGGAAGCATTGATGATAAATTGTTTGAATTAGAAGAAGATAACAAAATAGAAAAGATAAAGGATGATGAGATGAAAGAGTTTTTGCGTATTTTGTTTGAGATAGGTTTAAATATATATTCTAATTACAGCGATAAAAAGATAAAGTAG
- a CDS encoding SprT family zinc-dependent metalloprotease yields MSEIIIEHKKIKNIYIRVKPDFNIYVTAPKRVSKEYIYELVEKRKDWIEEKKKELKEKNIYDISKKELISGEDIYYLGKRYMLKVIISKEENITISGKIMYMQINIKDDENYKNFNIRKKHILLDTWYKKEALKLFESLLKKYCSIMNLEINSFSVKKLKSKWGSCDISKRHITFNLELMKYPVHALEYIVVHELAHLIEANHSKKFYNIVSLYMPEWNKEKEILNNFFKNK; encoded by the coding sequence ATGAGCGAGATAATAATAGAACATAAAAAAATAAAAAATATTTATATAAGAGTAAAACCAGATTTTAACATATATGTAACAGCACCTAAAAGAGTGAGTAAAGAGTATATATATGAGCTTGTAGAAAAAAGAAAAGATTGGATAGAAGAGAAGAAAAAAGAATTAAAAGAAAAAAATATTTATGATATAAGCAAAAAAGAATTAATAAGCGGAGAAGATATCTATTATCTTGGAAAAAGATACATGCTTAAGGTGATAATTTCAAAAGAAGAAAATATAACGATATCAGGCAAAATAATGTATATGCAAATTAATATCAAAGATGATGAAAACTATAAAAATTTTAATATAAGAAAAAAGCATATACTTCTTGACACTTGGTACAAAAAGGAGGCTTTAAAATTGTTTGAAAGTCTTCTAAAAAAATATTGCAGCATCATGAATTTAGAAATAAATTCATTTAGTGTAAAAAAACTTAAAAGTAAATGGGGTTCATGCGACATTTCAAAAAGACATATCACTTTTAATTTGGAACTTATGAAATACCCAGTTCATGCATTAGAATATATAGTAGTTCATGAATTAGCACATTTAATAGAAGCTAATCATAGTAAAAAATTTTATAATATTGTAAGTCTTTATATGCCAGAGTGGAATAAAGAAAAAGAAATTTTAAATAATTTTTTTAAAAATAAATAA
- a CDS encoding ABC transporter ATP-binding protein: MFIETKNLYKYFDTPKGKLHAVDNVSLSIKEGETLGVVGESGCGKSTLGRVILRLHEPDSGNIYYNGMDITKLNNDDMRKMRRFMQIIFQDPYSSLNPRYTVSEIISEPLSFFKIYDNARDRKARVEEIMDIVGLSKRSYNMYPHEFDGGRRQRIVIARTLSINPKFIVCDEPVSALDVSIQAQIINLLMDLQKELKLTYMFISHDLSVIKHISNNIAVMYLGEIIESCDKKTLFENPKHPYTKALLSAIPTVDVNKKKDRILLRGEVTSPINPKKGCRFYNRCPYAEDSCLSDNVKLKDIGNNHLVSCKKI; the protein is encoded by the coding sequence ATGTTTATTGAAACTAAGAATCTATATAAATATTTTGATACGCCAAAGGGGAAATTGCATGCTGTTGATAATGTTAGTTTAAGCATAAAAGAAGGGGAGACCCTTGGAGTTGTGGGAGAGTCTGGCTGCGGGAAGAGCACTTTGGGAAGAGTAATTTTAAGATTGCATGAGCCTGATAGCGGTAATATATATTATAACGGCATGGATATAACAAAATTAAATAATGATGATATGAGAAAAATGAGAAGATTTATGCAGATAATATTTCAAGACCCTTATTCATCTTTAAATCCGAGATATACTGTCTCTGAAATAATTTCTGAGCCTTTAAGTTTTTTTAAGATATATGATAATGCGAGAGATAGAAAAGCAAGGGTTGAAGAGATTATGGATATAGTTGGTCTTAGCAAAAGAAGTTATAATATGTATCCGCATGAGTTTGATGGCGGAAGAAGGCAGAGAATAGTTATAGCAAGAACTTTATCTATTAATCCTAAGTTTATAGTTTGTGATGAGCCAGTTAGTGCTTTAGATGTTTCAATACAGGCACAAATAATTAATTTACTTATGGATTTGCAAAAAGAATTAAAATTAACTTATATGTTTATATCTCATGATTTATCTGTTATAAAACATATATCAAATAATATAGCAGTTATGTATTTAGGTGAGATAATAGAAAGCTGTGATAAAAAAACTTTGTTTGAAAATCCTAAGCATCCATATACTAAAGCATTACTTTCGGCTATTCCAACTGTTGATGTAAATAAGAAAAAGGATAGGATATTGCTTAGGGGTGAAGTTACTTCTCCTATAAACCCTAAAAAAGGATGCAGGTTTTATAATAGATGTCCTTATGCAGAGGATAGTTGTTTGTCTGATAATGTAAAATTAAAAGATATTGGAAATAATCATTTGGTTTCATGTAAAAAAATTTAG
- a CDS encoding ABC transporter ATP-binding protein: MENILEIKNLHVHYIKEDETVKAVNGINLSLKKGESIGIVGETGAGKTTMALSVMGLIPYPPGIIMDGEIIYEDKNIIECSAKEYQQIRGNGISMIFQDPMTALNPAMTVEKQLMEVLDSHKSNMSKGEKLDTIIELLELVGVQRDRLKEYPHQFSGGMKQRVVIAMSLLLKPKILIADEPTTALDVTIQAQVLNIINNLKEKFDMSLILITHDLGVVAEVCDRVFIMYAGEIVESGSIKEVYLNTKHPYTKGLFNSIPRLDVDNDRLIPIEGDMVNPADLPSGCYFNPRCKYKKDICMEKNPNIIGDEHQYKCHFNF, translated from the coding sequence ATGGAAAATATATTAGAAATAAAAAATTTACATGTACATTACATTAAAGAAGATGAAACAGTAAAGGCTGTAAATGGAATAAACTTATCTCTCAAAAAAGGGGAGAGTATAGGGATAGTTGGAGAGACTGGTGCTGGAAAAACTACTATGGCTTTATCTGTAATGGGTTTAATTCCATATCCTCCTGGCATTATTATGGACGGAGAGATAATTTATGAAGATAAAAATATAATAGAATGCAGTGCAAAAGAGTATCAGCAAATAAGAGGAAACGGAATATCTATGATATTTCAAGACCCTATGACTGCATTAAACCCTGCTATGACGGTTGAAAAACAGTTAATGGAAGTTTTAGATAGTCATAAAAGTAATATGAGTAAAGGCGAAAAGCTTGATACTATTATAGAGCTTCTTGAATTGGTGGGTGTTCAAAGGGATAGATTAAAAGAATATCCTCATCAATTTTCAGGCGGTATGAAGCAGAGAGTTGTGATTGCTATGTCTTTACTTTTAAAACCTAAAATACTAATAGCCGATGAACCTACTACTGCTTTAGACGTAACCATACAGGCACAAGTATTAAATATAATAAATAATCTTAAAGAAAAATTTGACATGTCACTTATTCTTATTACACATGATTTGGGTGTTGTGGCAGAAGTTTGTGATAGAGTTTTTATAATGTATGCTGGAGAAATTGTTGAAAGCGGTTCTATTAAAGAAGTTTATTTAAATACAAAGCACCCATATACTAAAGGATTATTTAATTCTATACCAAGGCTTGATGTTGATAATGATAGGCTCATACCTATAGAAGGCGATATGGTTAACCCTGCCGATTTGCCAAGCGGATGTTATTTTAATCCTAGGTGCAAATATAAAAAAGATATATGTATGGAGAAAAATCCTAATATAATTGGTGATGAGCATCAATATAAATGTCATTTTAATTTTTAA
- a CDS encoding ABC transporter permease has translation MDYKKQLEESKFIKFREYSSLNFAVGASLFVGVVILLFSVDFTKKSFNIYTISAAVLYFISALISYLVLIKLKKDVKANNDISSSTRKLGFLLIAFLVSANIFAASSGFHLITKKKKLEYILIFEAFLVNIAIIFVSSINLFKEVLPDNFYFGIIILILISLFFILSMYLISIKEIKQNKKLFYFISAICILTILIGNIFSFLAGITMILKIIHKDDDISIEFVDILYRVFRNEMAVIGMFFVIFLFALSIMSTFTFNYADAIENNYTALLQTPSLIYPFGTDNYGRDVFSRIVFGARISLIIGVISTVIPIVVGGVLGALSGYYKGNADNIIMRVLDILYSVPSILLAIAIIAVFGANVFVLIISLSISAIPSYARTVRASVISVSNMEFIEAAKALGANNFIIIYKHIVPNVLSPVIVRMSLDIGSAVLSTSGLSFLGLGIEPHIPEWGNILKIGSVYLETNPYIAIFPGLAIIFMVLAFNFLGDGLRDALDPKMK, from the coding sequence ATGGATTATAAAAAACAATTAGAAGAGAGTAAGTTTATTAAATTTAGAGAATATAGTTCTCTTAATTTTGCCGTGGGTGCTTCTTTATTTGTAGGAGTTGTTATACTATTATTTTCTGTAGATTTTACTAAAAAGAGTTTTAATATTTACACTATTTCAGCGGCAGTATTATATTTTATTTCAGCTTTAATTTCATACTTGGTATTAATAAAATTAAAAAAAGATGTAAAAGCTAATAATGATATATCTTCTTCTACAAGAAAATTAGGTTTTCTTCTTATAGCTTTTTTAGTATCTGCAAATATTTTTGCAGCTTCTTCAGGATTTCATTTGATAACAAAGAAAAAAAAGCTTGAGTATATACTTATATTTGAGGCTTTTTTGGTGAATATAGCTATTATATTTGTATCAAGCATTAATTTGTTTAAGGAAGTTTTGCCTGACAATTTTTATTTTGGTATAATAATTTTAATATTAATTTCATTATTTTTTATATTATCAATGTATTTAATTTCAATAAAAGAAATAAAACAAAACAAGAAGCTTTTTTATTTTATTTCTGCAATATGTATTTTAACTATACTCATTGGAAATATATTTTCATTTTTAGCTGGCATTACTATGATATTAAAAATCATTCATAAAGATGATGATATATCCATAGAGTTTGTTGATATACTGTATAGAGTTTTTAGAAATGAGATGGCTGTAATAGGAATGTTTTTTGTAATATTTTTATTTGCCTTATCAATAATGAGTACATTTACTTTTAATTATGCTGATGCTATAGAAAATAATTACACAGCTTTGCTTCAAACGCCTTCTTTAATATATCCATTTGGTACGGATAATTATGGAAGAGATGTTTTCAGCAGAATAGTATTTGGTGCTAGAATATCTCTTATAATAGGTGTAATATCTACAGTTATACCTATAGTAGTTGGAGGAGTTTTGGGTGCTTTGTCTGGATATTATAAGGGAAATGCTGATAACATTATAATGAGAGTATTGGATATATTATATTCTGTACCGAGCATACTTCTTGCTATAGCAATTATTGCAGTATTTGGTGCTAATGTTTTTGTATTGATAATATCTCTTAGTATTAGTGCTATACCAAGTTATGCGAGAACTGTGAGGGCGAGTGTAATTTCTGTATCTAATATGGAGTTTATCGAAGCGGCTAAGGCATTGGGGGCTAATAATTTTATTATTATATATAAGCATATAGTTCCTAATGTACTTTCTCCTGTAATTGTTAGAATGTCTTTGGATATAGGTTCTGCTGTGTTATCTACAAGCGGTTTAAGCTTTTTGGGTTTAGGAATAGAGCCTCATATACCAGAGTGGGGAAATATATTGAAGATAGGAAGTGTTTATTTGGAAACTAATCCTTATATAGCTATATTTCCGGGTTTAGCTATTATATTTATGGTTCTTGCTTTTAACTTTTTGGGTGATGGACTTAGAGATGCATTAGACCCTAAAATGAAATAA
- a CDS encoding ABC transporter permease, which yields MNNIVFFISSNFEKMQKIFLYKIALIILGIFTYIVLWIRKFFIYNKYKKSNFYKAIDDYADDEIKIKEKEYYLHIEKEVEILGKKISDEDKKERVKKYIEQLKKQRNKNKYKKFKESFTSSAILSSMLENKIFLVYSIIFSFPMYVLIYIYSHWYMKYIFERLMMMIFVMFGVIFLVFTILYISPMDSALNILGQDATKEQIETFNKSYGLDKPYIEQLFNAFKNIITFNLGKSYVGNEDIFSAIARKFPVTLTISFLSLLLAIIIAIPAGIISSIKQYSLFDYIFMLFALIGLSIPNFWIGLILILNFSINLNLLPSTFSIGDLKSYIMPVIVLGTGFSASIARMTRASMLEIKNADFVLTARSKGLNENVVIFRHILKNALIPIITAAGMQLGAVLGGAAVTEKVFNISGIGSYIVDKQFIPDIPAVLAGVVYVSVVVSVVNLAVDILYAFLDPRIKSNMKNY from the coding sequence ATGAATAATATTGTTTTTTTTATCAGCAGCAATTTTGAAAAAATGCAAAAAATATTTCTTTATAAAATTGCATTAATAATACTTGGAATATTTACTTATATTGTTTTGTGGATAAGAAAGTTTTTTATTTACAATAAATATAAAAAATCTAATTTTTATAAAGCTATTGATGATTATGCAGATGATGAAATAAAGATTAAAGAAAAAGAGTATTATTTGCATATAGAAAAAGAGGTAGAAATATTAGGCAAAAAAATAAGTGATGAGGATAAAAAAGAAAGGGTAAAAAAATATATAGAACAATTAAAAAAGCAAAGAAATAAAAATAAATATAAAAAGTTTAAAGAAAGTTTTACTAGTTCTGCTATATTAAGCAGTATGCTTGAAAATAAAATATTTCTTGTATATTCTATAATATTTTCTTTTCCTATGTATGTTTTGATATATATATATTCTCATTGGTATATGAAGTATATATTTGAAAGACTTATGATGATGATATTTGTAATGTTTGGAGTAATTTTCTTAGTATTTACTATACTTTATATTTCACCTATGGATAGTGCTTTAAATATATTAGGACAGGATGCAACAAAAGAACAAATAGAAACTTTTAATAAATCTTATGGTCTTGATAAACCTTATATAGAACAATTATTTAATGCTTTTAAAAATATTATTACTTTTAATTTAGGAAAATCTTATGTGGGTAATGAGGATATATTTTCAGCTATAGCTAGGAAATTCCCTGTAACTTTAACAATATCATTTTTGTCTCTTTTGCTTGCGATAATTATAGCAATACCTGCTGGTATAATTTCTTCTATAAAACAGTATTCATTGTTTGATTATATTTTTATGCTTTTTGCTTTAATAGGATTATCTATACCGAATTTCTGGATAGGATTGATATTAATATTGAATTTCTCTATTAATTTAAATTTACTTCCATCTACTTTTTCTATAGGTGATTTAAAATCATATATAATGCCTGTTATAGTATTGGGTACAGGTTTTTCAGCGAGTATAGCAAGAATGACAAGAGCCTCCATGCTTGAGATAAAGAATGCAGATTTTGTACTTACAGCAAGAAGCAAAGGCTTAAATGAAAATGTAGTTATATTTAGGCATATTTTAAAAAACGCTTTAATACCAATAATAACAGCTGCTGGTATGCAGTTAGGTGCTGTACTTGGAGGTGCTGCTGTTACAGAGAAGGTGTTTAATATAAGCGGTATAGGAAGCTATATAGTTGATAAGCAATTTATTCCAGATATACCTGCAGTTTTGGCTGGGGTGGTTTATGTATCTGTGGTTGTAAGCGTTGTTAATTTGGCGGTTGATATATTATATGCTTTTTTAGACCCTAGAATAAAATCTAATATGAAAAATTATTAA
- a CDS encoding ABC transporter substrate-binding protein yields the protein MHKQFLVFLFLLLLTVSCGNSSKTTENKVDIKIIAQSFDEKSLNVMRDILSKNGFNPTISMLPDYASFMGQLEANNYDIAITSWNTVTGNPDYAVRSLFISDGDYNPSKISNAKLDELIEKAAAESFEDSKATYSEIEKIIIDENAYIIPLYNRVKTQAFNKTILDENTVKIYKAASINAGAISFVDKAKNETEPLYISQSLSSLTSLDPIKGNDGSINFINNQMYIRIVTLTTNDQISTENSLSYNYAIASGNKDYYFILRDDIYFAKVENKKAVNSGERVGASDVVFSLNRAKDRNSVPNHRTYSLHSSMEKISIVTDINELKNTKTDTSDVYTELSKNLPAPITSLTSSTAQANNKNGVYQVVKITTVNPFPQVLNYLAHQSAGIVSEKQIKKVNTYNVANYDPQKDICYGDESTITEGNSYNNTLCTSGQYIAVYKNDYEIVLERNPGFMADTDKFPKIKTINIKFIKDLDAAVSSLRSGDLYILYDIVADKLKVIESDSNLVLQTVPSNALIFTFINMSDGHVTKDVNVRKAILYSIDQNAFIAVNDGYAYKAYTTLTPLVDTGNVLTADKDKAKEYLKAYEESNGTSK from the coding sequence ATGCATAAACAATTTTTAGTTTTTCTATTTTTATTACTATTAACAGTTTCGTGTGGAAATTCTTCAAAAACCACAGAAAACAAAGTAGATATTAAGATTATCGCTCAATCTTTTGATGAGAAATCTTTAAATGTAATGAGAGATATTCTTTCAAAAAACGGTTTTAATCCTACTATTAGTATGCTTCCAGATTATGCAAGTTTTATGGGTCAGTTGGAAGCTAATAATTATGATATAGCAATCACTAGCTGGAATACTGTAACAGGAAACCCAGATTATGCTGTAAGATCATTATTTATAAGTGATGGAGATTATAATCCTTCTAAAATATCAAATGCAAAGTTAGATGAACTTATAGAAAAAGCTGCAGCAGAGTCTTTTGAGGATTCCAAAGCTACATATTCTGAAATAGAGAAAATTATTATAGATGAAAATGCATATATTATACCATTATACAACAGAGTAAAAACTCAAGCTTTCAATAAGACTATATTAGATGAAAATACAGTAAAAATATACAAAGCAGCTTCTATTAATGCAGGAGCAATATCATTTGTGGACAAAGCAAAAAATGAAACTGAGCCTTTATATATAAGCCAGTCTCTATCTTCATTAACTTCTTTAGACCCAATAAAAGGAAATGACGGTTCTATTAATTTTATCAATAACCAAATGTATATAAGAATAGTAACTTTAACTACTAACGACCAAATAAGCACAGAGAATTCTTTATCATACAATTATGCTATAGCAAGCGGAAATAAAGATTATTATTTTATCTTGAGAGATGATATCTATTTTGCTAAAGTAGAAAATAAAAAAGCAGTTAATAGCGGAGAGAGGGTTGGTGCAAGCGATGTGGTATTTTCATTAAACAGAGCTAAAGATAGAAATAGCGTTCCTAATCATAGAACATACAGTCTTCACAGCAGTATGGAAAAAATTTCTATAGTAACAGATATAAATGAACTTAAAAACACTAAAACAGATACAAGCGATGTTTATACAGAACTTTCTAAAAATCTGCCAGCTCCTATCACTTCTCTTACTTCTTCAACTGCTCAGGCTAATAATAAAAATGGAGTATATCAAGTAGTAAAAATTACAACAGTAAATCCATTCCCTCAAGTGCTTAATTATTTGGCACATCAATCTGCCGGTATAGTGAGTGAAAAACAAATTAAAAAAGTAAATACTTATAATGTTGCTAATTATGACCCTCAAAAAGATATTTGTTATGGTGATGAATCAACTATAACAGAAGGAAATAGCTACAATAATACTTTATGTACTAGCGGACAGTATATTGCTGTTTATAAAAATGATTATGAGATAGTTTTAGAGAGAAACCCTGGGTTTATGGCAGATACTGATAAATTCCCTAAAATAAAAACAATAAACATAAAATTTATAAAAGATTTAGATGCTGCTGTATCTTCTTTAAGAAGCGGAGACCTTTATATATTATATGATATAGTAGCTGATAAACTAAAAGTAATAGAAAGTGATAGTAATTTGGTTCTTCAAACAGTACCAAGTAATGCTTTAATATTTACTTTTATTAATATGTCAGATGGGCATGTTACTAAAGATGTTAATGTAAGAAAGGCTATTTTATATTCTATAGACCAAAATGCATTTATAGCTGTTAATGATGGTTATGCTTATAAGGCCTATACTACTCTTACTCCATTAGTTGATACGGGTAATGTTTTAACAGCAGACAAAGATAAGGCTAAAGAATATTTAAAAGCTTATGAAGAAAGTAATGGAACTTCTAAATAA
- a CDS encoding V-type ATP synthase subunit K: MGFTMNTALLLGYIGAGIMVGMSGIGSAVGTSISAMTTVGALKKNKDAFGSCLVLSALPGTQGLYGFAAFFIMQPYLTADITIFQGAAILGAGIAVGLACMVSAIFQGKVCANGVEAIGNGYDVFGNTIIVAVFPELYAIVSFATAFLISGVLGA; this comes from the coding sequence ATGGGTTTTACAATGAACACAGCGCTTTTATTAGGATATATAGGAGCGGGTATAATGGTAGGTATGTCTGGTATTGGTAGTGCGGTTGGTACTTCTATTTCTGCTATGACTACTGTTGGAGCTTTGAAAAAAAATAAAGATGCATTTGGTAGCTGTCTTGTTTTAAGTGCGTTGCCTGGTACACAAGGTCTTTATGGTTTTGCTGCTTTCTTCATTATGCAACCTTATTTGACTGCTGATATCACTATCTTCCAAGGTGCTGCTATATTGGGTGCTGGTATTGCTGTTGGTTTAGCTTGTATGGTTTCTGCTATATTCCAAGGTAAAGTTTGTGCTAATGGTGTTGAAGCTATAGGTAATGGTTATGATGTATTTGGTAACACTATCATCGTTGCTGTATTCCCAGAACTTTACGCTATCGTTTCTTTCGCTACAGCATTCTTAATCAGCGGTGTTTTAGGTGCTTAA